From Salvelinus sp. IW2-2015 linkage group LG2, ASM291031v2, whole genome shotgun sequence, one genomic window encodes:
- the LOC111974892 gene encoding cilia- and flagella- associated protein 210, with translation METATVVRYGRRSGSSKTTLAVEGTKAMQPSDLRQVTVLPKAEWLRIQGSLNQGNKYNESLKEATKQREAMHLRSKEVVKFWSNTIAGQRQKKLEAKRIREELEEEEKKQMDIEEAKYQAQKRKEAIEKAKTQQYYETDRVKGFHSALLLTEVLKEREAQIELKQRKQDTSKDVDKEIMDIIKRREDEALQKEQRKALQRKLDSQATAEDLKQQAKEHEMNREREKLENKEEAEELQRLKELFLWEQCMQEQKKEEQKRNTMKAHMEHLSNRDIIRAIEAQKQEMEEERRRLFANAKQKMGKLRKDKEEEMFREVQMHREGIMKTLTAKQQEQTDNEELIAKAIAQRDARQAQQQKEKDDKRMAMLNSIASHREAMKEEQEQKEREHNERATDMLYAKKEADRIFIEKQHLKALKMKEDGRTLQDVYIHQMAERRAKEQHIRKQQQDFETKNAELIAVEEKQFQQYAKNVIDTATEAKRNIHPLRKAAREGIGGGLGPIFGGVRPSYLVQDDTGVQMPNYVGSRSQDVKELNETCDIQQSKKRLGFTW, from the exons ATGGAAACTGCGACTGTTGTCCGGTATGGTCGAAGGAGTGGGTCCAGCAAAACAA CGCTAGCAGTTGAGGGGACAAAAGCAATGCAACCATCAGATCTTCGACAAGTCACTGTTTTGCCCAAAGCRGAATGGCTCCGAATTCAAGGTAGTTTGAATCAAGGGAATAAATACAACGAGAGTCTAAAGGAAGCAACCAAACAACGAGAAGCTATGCACCTGAGGTCCAAGGAGGTGGTGAAATTCTGGTCTAACACAATAGCT GGACAAAGACAAAAGAAACTGGAGGCAAAGAGGATTCGGGAGGAActtgaagaagaggagaagaaacagaTGGATATTGAGGAGGCTAAATATCAGGCGCAAAAGAGGAAAGAAGCTATTGAAAAGGCCAAAACTCAACAGTACTACGAGACTGATCGTGTGAAAGGATTTCAT AGTGCACTCTTGCTGACAGAGGTCCTGAAGGAAAGGGAGGCCCAGATAGAACTGAAGCAGAGAAAGCAGGATACCTCCAAAGATGTGGACAAGGAAATCATGGATATCATTAAGCGTAGAGAGGATGAAGCTTTGCAAAAGGAGCAGCGGAAAGCTTTGCAGAGGAAGCTTGACAGCCAGGCCACAGCAGAAGACTTAAAACAGCA GGCAAAAGAACATGAGATGAATAGAGAACGTGAGAAACTGGAAAACAAGGAAGAGGCAGAGGAACTCCAGCGACTAAAAGAGCTTTTTCTGTGGGAGCAATGCATGCAGGAGCAAAAgaaagaggagcagaagagaaaTACCATGAAAGCTCACATG GAGCATCTCTCTAACAGAGATATCATTAGAGCAATAGAGGCACAAAAgcaagagatggaggaggagcgcAGGAGGCTTTTTGCAAATGCAAAACAAAAAATGGGGAAATTGAGGAAAGACAAAGAGGAAGAGATGTTCAG AGAGGTCCAAATGCACAGGGAGGGGATCATGAAAACACTGACTGCAAAACAGCAAGAGCAGACGGACAATGAGGAACTCATCGCCAAGGCTATTGCTCAACGGGATGCCAGACAGGCACAGCAGCAGAAGGAGAAAGATGACAAGAGGATGGCTATGCTGAACTCAATTGCCTCACACAGAGAAGCCATG AAAGAAGAACAGGAGCAGAAGGAAAGAGAACACAACGAGAGAGCCACTGACATGCTTTATGCCAAGAAAGAAGCGGACAGaatatttattgaaaaacaaCACCTGAAGGCACTGAAAATGAAAGAGGATGGAAGAACTTTACAAGACGTCTACATTCATCAAATG GCTGAAAGACGTGCCAAGGAACAGCACATAAGAAAGCAACAACAGGACTTTGAGACCAAAAATGCAGAGCTCATTGCTGTGGAGGAGAAGCAGTTCCAGCAGTATGCAAAGAATGTGATCGATACAGCCACCGAGGCCAAGAGAAATATTCACCCACTCCGCAAAGCTGCCAGGGAGGGAATTGGAGGTGGTCTTGGCCCCATCTTTGGAGGAGTGAGACCAAGTTACTTGGTTCAAGATGACACTGGTGTCCAGATGCCCAATTACGTCGGCAGTAGATCTCAGGACGTCAAAGAGCTGAATGAGACATGTGATATTCAGCAATCCAAGAAAAGACTTGGATTCACATGGTAA
- the LOC111974877 gene encoding kelch-like protein 41a, protein MDPKAVREDLRXFQSTLLQDGLKELLNENKFIDCILKVGDRSLPCHRLILAACSPYFRELYFSGDAKEMDKEVVLENLDPTIMEMIVNYMYSAEIDITDDNVQDIFAVANRFQIPSVFTVCANFLQKKLSPGNCMAIFRMALVLNCPRLALASRDYIADRFETLAKEEDFLELASHEIFAIIGADSLNVEKEEVVFESLMKWIRKDKENRVKTLEEAFDCIRFRLLPEKYFNEKVEKDDIVMADPELLKKTKVIKDAFAGKLPENKTGESGKDAVNSKEGEDNRLPGYLNDIKRIGMYAKDLVLMINDTAAVAYDGVENECFLAAMTEQIPRNHVSLTSKKNDLFILGGLFVDEEDKDAPLQCYFYQLDILAADWIALPPMPSPRCLFSMGEFDNLIFVVAGKDLQSNESLDSVMCYDVEKLKWAETKKLPLKIHGHSVVSQNGLVYCIGGKTDDNKAINKMFAYNHKKSEWKEVAAMKMARSMFGAVVHNGKIVVTGGVNEEGLTSASEAYDFGTNKWAPFTDFPQERSSVNLVSSGGLLYAVGGFTIVATEDDKVAPTEIIDIWQYEEDKKEWTGMLKAMRYAAGASCVSMRLNAAKMPKL, encoded by the exons ATGGATCCGAAAGCTGTAAGGGAAGATTTGCGCRTGTTTCAGAGCACCCTGCTCCAGGATGGCCTGAAAGAGCTACTGAACGAGAACAAGTTTATTGACTGCATTCTAAAAGTGGGAGACAGAAGCTTGCCGTGCCATAGACTTATTTTGGCCGCCTGTAGTCCTTATTTCCGAGAGCTTTACTTCTCAGGCGATGCTAAAGAAATGGATAAGGAGGTCGTTCTGGAGAATTTGGACCCCACAATCATGGAGATGATTGTGAATTACATGTATTCAGCAGAGATTGACATCACAGATGACAATGTGCAGGATATCTTTGCTGTGGCAAACCGTTTCCAGATcccctcagtgttcacagtgtgTGCGAATTTCCTACAGAAGAAGCTGTCCCCGGGTAACTGTATGGCCATATTCAGAATGGCACTGGTGCTCAACTGCCCCAGACTGGCATTGGCAAGTCGAGACTACATTGCAGATCGTTTTGAAACCCTGGCCAAGGAGGAAGACTTCTTAGAGCTTGCCTCTCATGAGATTTTTGCCATCATAGGAGCYGACTCTCTCAATGTAGAAAAAGAGGAGGTGGTGTTTGAATCCCTGATGAAATGGATTCGAAAAGACAAGGAGAACCGTGTCAAGACTCTAGAAGAGGCCTTTGACTGCATCCGTTTCCGTTTACTCCCAGAGAAGTACTTCAATGAGAAAGTGGAAAAGGATGACATCGTCATGGCTGACCCTGAGCTCCTCAAAAAAACCAAAGTGATCAAAGATGCCTTTGCTGGGAAACTCCCTGAGAATAAGACAGGAGAGTCAGGGAAGGATGCAGTCAATAGTAAAGAAGGAGAGGATAACAGGTTACCTGGTTACCTGAATGATATCAAGAGAATTGGTATGTATGCCAAAGATCTCGTCTTGATGATCAACGACACTGCTGCAGTGGCCTATGATGGCGTTGAGAATGAATGCTTCCTTGCTGCAATGACTGAGCAGATTCCACGCAACCATGTCAGCCTGACATCAAAGAAAAACGATCTCTTCATCCTGGGAGGCTTGTTTGTCGATGAAGAGGATAAAGACGCTCCATTACAATGCTACTTCTATCAG CTGGACATCCTTGCTGCTGATTGGATAGCTCTGCCCCCTATGCCCTCTCCCAGATGTCTGTTCAGTATGGGAGAATTTGACAATCTCATCTTTGTTGTAGCTGGTAAAGATCTACAGTCCAACGAATCTCTTGACTCTGTAATGTGCTATGATGTTGA GAAGCTGAAATGGGCTGAGACCAAAAAGCTACCTCTGAAAATCCATGGTCATAGTGTTGTTTCCCAGAATGGATTGGTGTACTGTATCGGAGGGAAGACGGATGACAA CAAAGCCATCAATAAGATGTTTGCGTACAACCACAAGAAATCAGAGTGGAAGGAGGTGGCTGCAATGAAAATGGCAAGATCCATGTTTGGGGCAGTCGTTCACAATGGGAAGATTGTGGTGACTGGAGGGGTCAATGAAGAAGGTCTCACTTCTGCATCTGAAGCATATGACTTTGGAACCAACAA GTGGGCGCCATTCACAGATTTCCCCCAGGAGAGGAGCTCAGTAAACCTGGTCAGTAGTGGAGGATTGCTGTATGCAGTTGGAGGCTTTACCATTGTGGCGACGGAGGACGACAAAGTTGCCCCAACGGAAATCATTGACATCTGGCA GTATGAAGAGGATAAGAAAGAGTGGACCGGGATGCTCAAAGCGATGCGTTATGCCGCAGGGGCCTCCTGTGTGTCTATGCGTCTCAATGCAGCCAAAATGCCCAAATTGTGA